The Fusobacterium necrophorum subsp. necrophorum genome includes the window GAAAATTCTTGAGAAGTTGGCACTTTTAGAGCAATTTTTAAAGGAAATAAATTATTTTCTTCTAAACTGTTTCTCAGAATCTCCCCTTTATTCCATTTACTTTCTATTTTTGCTTTAATATCATTTATCTTGGTCCATTTTTTCAAATCCATTTGCCTCCCATTTTTGACGTTTTTCATGATATTCTTCAATAGAAACATTTTTGATGCTTGATTCATGAGTAATCTCAGAATGAGTTACAAATCCAAGTCTTGAAATAAAAGGTTCTATCGTTGAAATTTTTAATAAAGGAGTGACTAACATTAATTGAAATCGCAATTGTTCAAAAAGCTGTAATCCAAATTTTGCAGAATCATCAGAACTTTTTAAGAAAGCTTCATCAATAACTACTAATCGGAAAGAAGAACCTTGCCTTTCTTTTTGATTCAATTTGTAATTATAACTAAGTCCAGCAGCCAGTATGGTGTAAGCTAATTTTTCTTTTTGCCCTCCTGACTTTCCATCAGAATCGGAATAATGTTCATATTCCTCATCATTTTCTCGAAATCTTTCTGTTGCTGAAAATACAAACCAATTTCGTATGTCTGTAACTTTTTGTGTCCACTTTTTATCGGCATCCGAAAAATCTTTTCTCCCTTTAAATTTTTCAATGATCTCTTTAATTTGTAAAAATTTACTTTCCAAAACTTCTTCTTCTAAATTTGTCATTCCTTCTGTACAAGCTCTAAGTTGATTTTTAAATATTTTAATGTCTGCTTCTGGAGTTTCTTCATAATTTAAGCAAATGTATCTACCTAAATTGTAATCAATTTCTTTCAAAGAATCATTAATTTCTTGGATTCTTGCAAGAATATTTTTTCGATGTTGATATAATTCATTATGGAAAAGAGAAATATGTTGAATTACTTTTCCTTGAAGTTCATTTTTAAAATTTTCCTGAAATTTTGGTAAATTATGATATAAAAGTTCAGATAATATAATTTTATATTCATTGAGAGATTCTATATGATTGCTTAGTTCAAGGGTTTCGTTTGGATAGGAATATTTAAATGCCGTCATTTGATTTTGAATATGTGAACTTAACCGATTTATAGATTCTTGAAGTTTAGACAATCGAGAATGTAAATCACTTGAATATTTTCTTTCATAATCTACAGAATAATTTTGTTTCATACCATTTTTTTCCAGAAAAATAGAGAAGTCATTTTTGATAAAAGGATACATTTCTCGATCTTTTTCTGTTTCTTGATTTATTTTTTCTTCATTGTTCTTTTGCTGTTCTTCATAAGTTTTATATTTCCCTTCTCGCTTTCCTCTCTCATTCATGAGTTGATTTTGTTGCTCTCTACATTTATTTTTTTCTTCTTCTTTTTCTTTCTGTTGTTTTTCTAGTGTCTCTAAAATACTTTTATTCTCTTTAATTTCTAAAATTCTATTTTGGCAATTTTGAATCGCTTCCTCTGTCGTAACAATATCTAACTCATGATAATCAGTATATTCTGAAAGAGAGGCTACAGCCGACAATAACTGTCCTATTTCCTTCTTTTTTTTACTCCATTCCCTTTCACGAATTAAGAATGTTGTTAATTGATTTTCAATTTCTATTTTTTCTTCAGATAAGATTTTTCTCTTTTTAGCATTTGAAAAACCAAGTACATATTTTTTTCTGTCATAAATATTGAAATTATCATCTTTTTCATGTCTTTTTTCTGTTTTGATTTGTCCATTTTTTGTAATAGCTTTTATTTCCTTTCGGAAAAGTTCCATTTTTTCACAACAAATATGAGGGAATCTCTTACTGACTTCTCCTTTCATCCATTCCGTGAAAAGGGTATCTTTTTTTATAAGAAGTTTTTTAGCAACAGAATTTTCTTCTAAAGTAGAGGAACTTCTATTCTTCTTACTATCAACTTTAAAATAGACTAATTTTCTTCCTAAGTGTTCATTATCTACCCAGTCTGAGACAGAAGAATAATGTTTTTCGGGTACTAGAATAGAAATAGCAAAACTATGAACAAGGCGTTCTATAGCTCCCTCCCATTTCATTTCGGAATCTTTTACCTCTATAAGTTCTCCTGAAAAAGGAAGTTCTTCTATTTTAATATTTAATTCTTTACAAATATGATTTCGAAGGGAGACAAGATGATATGGCAAATTAGAAGTTCTTTCTTTCAGAGATTGTATTTCCTCTTCCAATTTCTTTTTTTCCTCTTCATATTGTTTGATTTGAATAGTTATCGTGATTAATTCATTTTGAATTTCATCATCCTTTTCATATATATCTTTTTGAATTTTGGGAATTTTTATATAATTTTTTTGAAAACCCTCTAAAGATCGAATTGCAGATAAACCTAATTTTTTAGCAAGAGTATTGTATTTTTCAAGAGCAACATTTTTTCTATCCAACTCTTCTTTTTTTCGACTTACTTCATCTTCTAATCGATTTAATTCCTGTCCTCCGTTTTCCAGAATTGCCCTTGCAATTTGTTTTAACTCCTCCGCTATTTGCTCTTCTCTTTTCTTTTCAAATTCTATTTTTTGTTCTATTTTACTAATTTGTTCTTTTAATTTTTTCATTCCTTCTAAAATTTCAATTTGTCTTTGCAAGGCAAACCAAATTTCTAAACTTTTATCAGCGAGTTCTATCTGATTTTTTTCTTGTATTTTGATCTCGTATTCTCTTCCCTTTTCTTGAATAGGATTTAACATATCGATTTGTTTTTTTGCTTTTAGTACAGCTTCATAGGCAGCATTCAAATTTGCATAATGTTTTAATAATTTGCCAATTTGTTCTTCGGTGTCTTCTTTTTCTAACATACTCGTTCTTACAAAAGTATTTAAAGAATCTACTTGTTTTACAGAAATCATTTGTTGAAAAAGTTCAATTGCCTGTTCACTAATATTTCCTAATTGTTTTCGATAGTATTCACCATATTGCGGAAAACTATCATAAATTTTAGCTCCCTTTTTCTTTAATTGATTTCTAAGAAATCGTATATCTGAATGAAAATTTACGAAATCTTCGTTGATAAATAATTCCTGATTAGAAATTACATACATTCTATTAGGCTCTGTTTCATTGTCTTTGAACCAAAAAAAAATTGCAAGACTTGTTGTTTGTTTTCTATCAAGATCTCGAAAAGTAGCTAAAATAACAGAATAATTACTAGTGTCTCGAAGAGCTTCCGGCTTTCCCCTTCCTTCTAAGGAGTATTTTCTTCCGTAATATCCTAATACATAAGATTTCACACTCCTTTCTTTGGAAGAGGCATCCGCTGCTTTATTATAGGCTACTTTTCTGGGAGGAACTAATAAAGTAATAAGTGCATCAACTAAAGTAGATTTTCCTGATCCGGAAGTCCCCGTTAAAAGAGATGTATAACCTTCTAGGGAAAAATTCCATGCTTTTTTATGAAAGGTTCCCCAATTGTAAACTTCTAAATTATGTAATCGAATTCCTAAAAAATGATTCATTGTATCTACTCCTGTTTATTTTATTCCTAATCCATAGTTCGCATATTCTTCTAATTTTTCATCAAAGTTTTCTAACCATTGTGCATCTACAAAACCTCGAATCAAGGGCAGAATTTCAAATTGCTCTTCTGAGTTTTTTAAAGCACGTATAAAGCCAAGTTCTTCAACTCTCTTTATTTCTTGTTCTATTTCTTTTTTTTGTTTCGCTTCATCATTGGTATCTTTTAGAAAGGTCCTCATTTTTTCTAATATTTGTTTTTTAGAAAAAATGCTTCTTCCTATTGATTCTTCTTTGTTTGATTCTGCATATTCTTTCCGTAAAAGAACCAATAAAAGGCTGGTATTGTATTTTAATTGCCTTCTGGAAATCAATCGAGGAATTTCCATTTCATCATCCTTATATTCTCGTTGTTTTACATAGGCATAGCCATCCTGAGTTTGTACCATCAAAGTGAGACCCATCTTTGAAATATAATCTTCTATTTGTATTTGATTTTC containing:
- a CDS encoding ATP-binding protein, whose protein sequence is MNHFLGIRLHNLEVYNWGTFHKKAWNFSLEGYTSLLTGTSGSGKSTLVDALITLLVPPRKVAYNKAADASSKERSVKSYVLGYYGRKYSLEGRGKPEALRDTSNYSVILATFRDLDRKQTTSLAIFFWFKDNETEPNRMYVISNQELFINEDFVNFHSDIRFLRNQLKKKGAKIYDSFPQYGEYYRKQLGNISEQAIELFQQMISVKQVDSLNTFVRTSMLEKEDTEEQIGKLLKHYANLNAAYEAVLKAKKQIDMLNPIQEKGREYEIKIQEKNQIELADKSLEIWFALQRQIEILEGMKKLKEQISKIEQKIEFEKKREEQIAEELKQIARAILENGGQELNRLEDEVSRKKEELDRKNVALEKYNTLAKKLGLSAIRSLEGFQKNYIKIPKIQKDIYEKDDEIQNELITITIQIKQYEEEKKKLEEEIQSLKERTSNLPYHLVSLRNHICKELNIKIEELPFSGELIEVKDSEMKWEGAIERLVHSFAISILVPEKHYSSVSDWVDNEHLGRKLVYFKVDSKKNRSSSTLEENSVAKKLLIKKDTLFTEWMKGEVSKRFPHICCEKMELFRKEIKAITKNGQIKTEKRHEKDDNFNIYDRKKYVLGFSNAKKRKILSEEKIEIENQLTTFLIREREWSKKKKEIGQLLSAVASLSEYTDYHELDIVTTEEAIQNCQNRILEIKENKSILETLEKQQKEKEEEKNKCREQQNQLMNERGKREGKYKTYEEQQKNNEEKINQETEKDREMYPFIKNDFSIFLEKNGMKQNYSVDYERKYSSDLHSRLSKLQESINRLSSHIQNQMTAFKYSYPNETLELSNHIESLNEYKIILSELLYHNLPKFQENFKNELQGKVIQHISLFHNELYQHRKNILARIQEINDSLKEIDYNLGRYICLNYEETPEADIKIFKNQLRACTEGMTNLEEEVLESKFLQIKEIIEKFKGRKDFSDADKKWTQKVTDIRNWFVFSATERFRENDEEYEHYSDSDGKSGGQKEKLAYTILAAGLSYNYKLNQKERQGSSFRLVVIDEAFLKSSDDSAKFGLQLFEQLRFQLMLVTPLLKISTIEPFISRLGFVTHSEITHESSIKNVSIEEYHEKRQKWEANGFEKMDQDK
- a CDS encoding DUF4194 domain-containing protein, which encodes MDKNIYEFSVAVVTLLKGVVNESTQTKIWNTIIENQIQIEDYISKMGLTLMVQTQDGYAYVKQREYKDDEMEIPRLISRRQLKYNTSLLLVLLRKEYAESNKEESIGRSIFSKKQILEKMRTFLKDTNDEAKQKKEIEQEIKRVEELGFIRALKNSEEQFEILPLIRGFVDAQWLENFDEKLEEYANYGLGIK